A single genomic interval of Chryseobacterium paludis harbors:
- a CDS encoding DEAD/DEAH box helicase produces the protein MEKLTFADFDLPVKILDVLADLELFEPTPIQEKSLSPILSGRDVMGIAQTGTGKTLAYLLPVLKTWKYNKTGNPTVLVLVPTRELVVQVTEIVEKLTENITARVIGIYGGKNINTQKLLFNNGCDILIGTPGRVMDLAIDNAISLREVQKLIIDEFDEMLNLGFRPQLTHIFEMMKAKRQNILFSATMTEAVDEMLDQYFAHPIEISLAKSGTPLEKIEQTGYKVENFNTKINLLEHLLKSNADMSKVLIFNNNKKNADLLFAKISELFPEQFDVIHSNKSQNYRLKAMKRFENEEIRGLITTDVMARGLDISNITHVINFETPEVQEQYIHRIGRTGRADKDGKAITFVTKKEESLVLDIELLMDKELKFIDFPEEVKINPKKIASEEEQIVMKNPAQVKLHEGGGAFHEKKDKNKKENWGGPSKRKAPKKFGANRAQQKAISKSKKKK, from the coding sequence ATGGAAAAACTCACTTTTGCAGATTTTGACCTTCCGGTTAAAATTCTTGATGTTTTAGCAGATTTAGAATTATTCGAACCTACACCTATTCAGGAAAAGAGCTTGAGCCCAATACTTTCAGGAAGAGATGTTATGGGAATTGCTCAAACCGGAACCGGAAAAACATTAGCTTATCTTTTACCAGTCCTTAAGACTTGGAAATATAATAAAACAGGAAATCCAACAGTTTTGGTGTTGGTTCCTACAAGAGAATTGGTAGTTCAGGTAACGGAAATTGTTGAAAAGTTAACGGAAAACATTACTGCAAGAGTTATAGGGATTTATGGTGGCAAGAATATCAATACACAGAAACTTTTATTCAATAACGGATGTGACATTTTAATAGGTACACCTGGTAGAGTAATGGATCTGGCGATTGATAATGCTATATCTCTTAGAGAGGTTCAAAAGCTTATTATTGATGAATTTGATGAAATGCTTAACTTAGGTTTCAGACCTCAGTTAACACATATTTTCGAAATGATGAAGGCGAAGAGACAAAATATTCTATTCTCTGCTACCATGACGGAGGCTGTAGATGAAATGTTGGATCAGTATTTCGCACATCCAATTGAAATTTCATTGGCAAAATCAGGAACTCCACTTGAAAAAATAGAACAGACGGGTTATAAAGTTGAAAACTTTAATACCAAGATCAATTTACTGGAACATTTACTGAAAAGTAATGCAGATATGTCCAAAGTGTTGATCTTCAATAATAATAAAAAGAATGCCGATTTATTGTTTGCTAAAATTAGTGAGCTTTTCCCTGAACAATTTGATGTAATCCACTCCAACAAATCTCAGAATTACAGATTGAAAGCGATGAAGCGTTTCGAGAATGAAGAGATTAGAGGACTGATCACCACCGATGTAATGGCGAGAGGATTAGATATTTCGAATATTACCCACGTGATCAATTTCGAAACACCTGAAGTACAGGAACAGTATATTCACAGAATTGGTAGAACAGGTAGAGCAGATAAGGATGGTAAAGCAATAACGTTCGTTACTAAGAAAGAAGAATCTTTAGTATTAGATATTGAGCTCTTGATGGATAAGGAATTGAAATTTATTGATTTCCCTGAAGAGGTAAAAATAAATCCTAAAAAGATTGCTTCTGAAGAGGAACAGATTGTAATGAAAAATCCAGCACAGGTAAAATTACATGAGGGTGGTGGAGCATTTCACGAGAAAAAAGATAAAAACAAAAAAGAAAACTGGGGTGGACCTTCTAAAAGAAAAGCACCAAAGAAATTTGGAGCCAACAGGGCCCAACAGAAAGCGATCTCAAAATCGAAAAAAAAGAAATAA
- a CDS encoding tetratricopeptide repeat protein yields MIKKQITILILIFSFSVIFGQKDKSFDKQKLIQELSDNACKCTDSISLFNRSKKDILKDVHDCIDKHAGALQIGLLLGSVETLEKKAPEVNGKKQINLNFDTSKNSQQYTESYNELERYLMQNCESVKMATAVSETKTEGLSKDPIALEFYSKALEASKKEDWKEAIRNNEEAVKKDPKFIYAWDNLGINYRRINEYDKALEAYKKSLEIDPKGKMPLQNIPLVYIYKKDFQKAIDAYLALDKLYPGDPEVYYGIGQVYFSGIKDDEKALDYICKAYRIYSNQKSPYRTDAEAVMQSIYKNMKENNKTEKFKEILKKNNMQF; encoded by the coding sequence ATGATAAAAAAACAAATAACCATTTTAATTCTTATTTTTAGTTTTTCAGTAATTTTTGGACAAAAAGATAAAAGTTTTGATAAACAAAAACTTATTCAAGAGCTTTCTGATAATGCATGTAAATGTACTGACTCAATTAGTTTGTTTAATCGCAGTAAAAAAGACATTTTAAAAGATGTACATGATTGTATTGATAAACATGCCGGAGCATTACAAATAGGATTGCTATTAGGAAGCGTAGAAACTTTAGAAAAAAAAGCACCAGAAGTAAATGGTAAAAAACAAATAAATTTAAACTTTGATACAAGTAAAAACTCTCAACAATATACAGAAAGCTATAATGAACTTGAACGTTATCTGATGCAAAATTGTGAAAGTGTAAAAATGGCAACCGCTGTATCAGAAACCAAAACTGAAGGACTTTCAAAAGATCCAATCGCCTTGGAATTCTACTCTAAAGCATTAGAGGCTTCAAAAAAAGAAGATTGGAAAGAAGCTATTAGAAATAATGAAGAAGCTGTAAAAAAAGATCCGAAATTCATTTATGCCTGGGATAATTTAGGTATAAATTACAGACGAATTAACGAATATGATAAAGCTCTTGAAGCCTATAAAAAATCTCTTGAAATAGACCCGAAAGGAAAAATGCCTTTACAAAATATTCCTCTGGTTTATATATACAAGAAAGATTTTCAAAAAGCAATTGATGCTTATTTAGCCTTAGACAAGTTATACCCTGGAGACCCTGAAGTCTATTACGGAATTGGTCAGGTGTATTTTTCAGGTATTAAAGATGATGAAAAAGCATTAGATTATATCTGTAAAGCTTATAGGATTTATAGCAATCAAAAATCTCCCTATCGAACAGATGCTGAAGCTGTAATGCAATCTATTTACAAAAACATGAAAGAAAATAACAAAACTGAAAAATTTAAAGAAATCTTGAAAAAAAATAATATGCAGTTTTGA
- a CDS encoding GDSL-type esterase/lipase family protein: MKKILSAFLLLSFALFFSQKEKSVFWQDIQNFKKLDQKTPPPKDAILLIGSSSFTRWTDIASYFPDKTLINRGFGGSRLTDLNDFATDLLDPYQPKQIIIYCGDNDFADNHQLKAKVVVERYKTFYKKVRERFPDIEIDYISIKFSPSRKILWPQMKETNKKIAAFMKKEKNAEYIDITKAMEDANGNVRRDLFLEDMLHLTPEGNKIWADVIRPYMK, from the coding sequence ATGAAGAAGATTCTATCAGCATTCTTATTGCTGTCATTTGCCCTTTTCTTTTCGCAGAAAGAAAAGTCAGTGTTCTGGCAGGACATACAAAATTTCAAAAAATTAGATCAGAAAACTCCACCTCCCAAAGATGCTATTCTTCTAATTGGAAGTTCCTCTTTTACCAGATGGACAGATATTGCCAGTTATTTTCCTGATAAAACACTCATCAACCGTGGATTTGGTGGCTCAAGATTAACAGATCTCAATGATTTTGCCACTGATCTTCTAGATCCTTATCAACCAAAACAAATCATCATTTACTGTGGTGATAATGATTTTGCAGACAATCATCAACTCAAAGCAAAAGTAGTTGTTGAGCGATATAAAACTTTTTATAAGAAAGTTCGTGAAAGGTTTCCGGATATAGAAATTGATTATATTTCAATAAAATTTTCACCAAGCAGAAAGATCCTCTGGCCGCAAATGAAAGAAACCAATAAAAAGATTGCTGCATTCATGAAAAAAGAAAAAAACGCCGAATATATTGATATCACAAAAGCAATGGAAGATGCAAACGGAAATGTCAGAAGAGATCTCTTCCTGGAAGATATGCTTCATTTGACCCCCGAAGGAAACAAAATCTGGGCAGATGTGATTAGACCTTATATGAAATAA
- a CDS encoding lipocalin-like domain-containing protein, producing the protein MKKQLLLFAFSALALTSCEDDNNQAYELDMMKGEWKTSKTEIISGKDNKTVLASDVPTGCSTKNVTVFRTDYFTSYTSYAGVGADCQQNGVSEGTFTYDTESKDLNITYKNDTERKYRIVILNSTELKIQQLFGNVDVNGDQVVDISYTTYKR; encoded by the coding sequence ATGAAAAAACAACTACTTTTATTTGCCTTTTCAGCGTTAGCGCTTACCTCTTGTGAAGATGATAATAATCAAGCCTACGAATTGGATATGATGAAGGGAGAATGGAAGACGAGTAAAACAGAAATTATCTCCGGAAAAGACAATAAAACTGTACTTGCTTCCGACGTTCCAACAGGGTGTAGTACTAAAAATGTAACAGTTTTCAGAACTGACTATTTTACATCGTATACCTCTTATGCAGGAGTTGGTGCTGACTGTCAGCAAAATGGAGTAAGTGAGGGAACTTTTACGTATGATACTGAAAGTAAGGATTTAAATATAACATATAAGAACGATACTGAAAGAAAGTATAGAATTGTTATACTCAACAGTACAGAGCTAAAAATACAACAGCTGTTTGGCAATGTTGATGTAAATGGAGATCAGGTGGTAGATATAAGCTACACCACTTACAAAAGATAA
- a CDS encoding iron-containing alcohol dehydrogenase, with protein sequence MLNFEFKNPTKILFGKGEITKISKEIPADAKILILYGGGSIKSNGVYDQVKEVLKDHQVYEFGGIPANPEYEVLINALDVIKENKITFLLAVGGGSVIDGTKFLSAAANYNGEPWEILKKPVRTFEGEGMPFGSILTLPATGSEMNSGYVISRRETNEKLSSGGPGLFPQFSVLDPEVVRSIPKRQIVNGITDAYTHILEQYMTAPSSADLQERIAESILISLQETAPKVMADNFDYDAAGNFMWCCTMALNGLIQKGVITDWAVHAMGHELTAYYGIDHARTLAIIAPSHYRYNFDSKKGKLAQYAERVWGIKEGSTEEKAEAGIKKMEEFFHSLDIQTKLSEYTEEYKGTAERVEKAFTERNWLGLGEYKKLTPQDAYKIVEMSY encoded by the coding sequence ATGCTAAACTTCGAGTTTAAAAATCCAACAAAAATACTTTTCGGGAAGGGTGAAATAACTAAAATTTCAAAAGAAATTCCCGCAGATGCTAAAATATTAATCCTCTATGGTGGTGGAAGCATCAAAAGCAATGGTGTTTACGACCAGGTAAAAGAAGTCTTGAAGGATCATCAGGTTTATGAGTTCGGTGGAATTCCTGCTAATCCGGAGTATGAAGTTTTAATTAATGCACTAGATGTTATTAAAGAAAACAAAATAACATTTCTATTAGCTGTCGGCGGAGGTTCTGTAATTGATGGAACTAAATTTCTTTCTGCAGCTGCAAATTACAATGGTGAACCTTGGGAAATTCTAAAAAAACCTGTAAGAACATTTGAAGGAGAAGGAATGCCTTTCGGAAGCATTTTAACGCTTCCGGCGACCGGTTCGGAAATGAATTCAGGATATGTAATTTCGAGAAGAGAAACAAATGAAAAATTATCTTCCGGTGGTCCCGGACTTTTTCCTCAATTTTCAGTTTTAGACCCTGAAGTCGTACGGTCTATTCCTAAAAGACAGATCGTAAACGGAATTACAGATGCTTATACTCACATTTTAGAGCAATATATGACTGCTCCATCTTCTGCAGATTTACAGGAAAGAATTGCAGAAAGCATCCTGATCAGTTTACAGGAAACCGCTCCAAAAGTAATGGCTGATAATTTTGATTATGATGCAGCCGGAAACTTTATGTGGTGTTGTACTATGGCTCTTAACGGATTGATCCAAAAAGGTGTTATTACAGACTGGGCAGTTCATGCAATGGGGCACGAATTAACGGCTTATTACGGAATTGATCATGCTAGAACACTTGCTATCATTGCCCCTTCTCATTATCGCTATAATTTTGATTCAAAAAAAGGAAAACTGGCACAATACGCCGAGAGAGTTTGGGGAATTAAGGAAGGAAGCACAGAAGAAAAGGCTGAAGCTGGAATAAAAAAAATGGAAGAATTTTTCCATAGTTTGGATATCCAGACTAAACTTTCAGAATACACCGAAGAATATAAAGGAACTGCTGAAAGAGTAGAAAAAGCATTCACCGAAAGAAACTGGCTTGGTCTGGGAGAGTATAAAAAACTGACTCCTCAGGATGCGTATAAAATCGTAGAAATGAGCTATTAA
- a CDS encoding winged helix-turn-helix transcriptional regulator, with the protein MSKKRSDCPISSSLEIWGDKWSLLIIRDLMLNKECTYGEFLKADEKIATNILASKLQHLSENGIIDKKDHPDSKLKGLYYLTEKGIDLVPIIVEINLWGDKYLSTPPDKLKMLENIKRDKEKFIETAKIYLKGK; encoded by the coding sequence ATGAGTAAAAAAAGATCAGATTGTCCTATCAGTTCATCCTTGGAAATATGGGGTGACAAATGGTCATTGCTAATCATCCGTGACCTTATGCTGAACAAGGAATGTACCTATGGAGAGTTTCTTAAAGCGGATGAAAAAATTGCAACCAATATATTGGCTTCGAAACTACAGCATCTATCAGAGAATGGCATTATTGACAAGAAAGATCATCCGGATAGTAAATTAAAGGGTCTATATTATCTTACAGAAAAAGGGATTGATCTGGTTCCTATCATTGTTGAGATTAACCTTTGGGGAGATAAATATTTATCTACTCCGCCTGATAAGCTTAAAATGCTTGAGAATATAAAGAGAGATAAAGAAAAGTTTATAGAAACAGCTAAAATTTATCTTAAGGGAAAATAA
- the lpdA gene encoding dihydrolipoyl dehydrogenase produces the protein MENYDVAVIGSGPGGYVAAIRSAQLGYKTAIIEKYDTLGGTCTNVGCIPTKALLDSTHHYADAQHKFATHGIGLGEIDLDFSQMYKRKSEVVAKNTSGLEFLMSKNKITHIKGVAQFINNSTIQVTGKEGNQTIVAKNYIIATGSKPSAIPGIEIDKQRIITSTEALSLQEKPKTMVIIGGGVIGVEMASIFSRIGTKVTVVEYADHLISTMDHELGKSLQKILKKEGIDILLNQSVYKTENLGSSAKVFFRDQSGKESELEADYVLVAVGRKPFTEGLGLERTEVQVDSRGFIKVDGTCKTSVSNIYAIGDVIGGAMLAHKAEEEGVLVVETINGQNRPIHYNSIPSVVYTWPEVASVGYTEEYLKNNQIEYKFGKFPFSASARARASMDTEGFAKVLIDPKYGEVLGVHIIGARAADLIAQAVIAQEFEVTAEDMFRISYAHPTYSETLKEAYLIASGQGAVNI, from the coding sequence ATGGAAAATTATGACGTTGCCGTAATAGGCTCAGGTCCTGGAGGGTATGTAGCAGCAATCAGAAGTGCACAATTGGGTTATAAGACAGCTATTATAGAAAAGTATGATACTTTAGGCGGAACATGCACCAATGTGGGTTGTATTCCGACGAAAGCCTTATTGGACAGCACCCATCATTATGCAGATGCGCAACATAAGTTTGCTACTCATGGAATCGGACTGGGCGAAATTGATCTTGACTTTTCTCAAATGTATAAAAGGAAATCAGAGGTTGTCGCTAAAAATACATCCGGACTTGAATTTTTAATGAGTAAAAATAAAATTACTCATATTAAGGGTGTAGCACAATTTATAAATAATTCTACAATACAAGTTACCGGAAAAGAAGGAAACCAAACTATAGTTGCGAAAAACTACATCATTGCAACGGGTTCTAAGCCGTCTGCAATACCTGGAATAGAAATAGATAAACAAAGAATTATTACTTCTACAGAAGCTCTTTCACTTCAAGAAAAACCTAAAACTATGGTGATCATAGGTGGTGGAGTGATAGGAGTGGAAATGGCATCCATTTTCAGTCGTATTGGTACAAAAGTAACCGTTGTTGAATATGCTGATCATCTTATTTCTACTATGGATCACGAATTGGGAAAAAGCCTTCAGAAGATCTTAAAAAAGGAAGGGATTGATATTCTTCTTAATCAGTCTGTTTATAAAACGGAGAATCTGGGATCATCTGCAAAAGTATTTTTTCGGGATCAAAGTGGTAAAGAAAGTGAATTGGAAGCTGATTATGTTCTTGTTGCAGTAGGACGAAAACCTTTTACAGAAGGACTGGGACTGGAAAGAACAGAGGTACAGGTTGATAGCCGGGGTTTTATCAAGGTAGACGGTACATGTAAAACATCAGTATCCAATATTTATGCAATTGGAGATGTTATTGGTGGTGCTATGCTGGCTCATAAAGCGGAAGAAGAGGGCGTTTTGGTTGTGGAAACGATTAACGGGCAAAATCGACCTATTCATTATAACAGTATCCCCTCTGTGGTATACACATGGCCGGAAGTAGCTTCTGTTGGGTATACAGAAGAGTATCTGAAAAATAATCAGATTGAATACAAATTCGGAAAATTTCCATTTTCAGCCAGTGCGAGAGCGAGAGCTTCAATGGATACAGAAGGATTTGCAAAAGTTTTGATAGATCCGAAGTATGGAGAAGTTTTAGGAGTTCATATTATTGGTGCAAGAGCTGCAGATTTAATAGCTCAGGCGGTTATTGCTCAGGAGTTTGAAGTGACTGCAGAAGATATGTTCCGTATTTCGTATGCACATCCAACCTATTCAGAAACTTTGAAGGAAGCTTATTTGATTGCATCCGGACAGGGTGCTGTCAATATTTAA
- a CDS encoding serine hydrolase — MKYPLLSIKKLLIVAFLPFSYLLSAQKAPDSIDIFLKSKMEQLKIPGLQLAVIRNGKLEKLSNYGYSNLEHQVSTKTKTVFSINSITKAFVGVAILQLQEQRKLKVDDIISLYITDIPNEWKSITIRQMMSNVSGLPNNIDNKEQLLGDGSEEKNWELVRKLPMEFQPGEKFSYNQTGYYILGKIITKLSGKHFTQFIEENQFKPSQMTVTQFGDSNDIIPNSAGAYSTIINTDGKWINDGKQHNAFATFPVFFRTATGIISSAEDLSKWLIALQNDQLLKDKNSITQLFTTTKLNDGHIDGFNKLTNGYALGWPTVVREDHPAAAPVGGMRSALFVYPKDDLSIVVLTNLQGSNPEWFIDEIASYYISDMKVENGFGLSSNMKLLRQQAIKDGFSNIEKAYKTLKKDHKNFALTEDEVNAWGYQLSGLHKKDEALNVFKLNTLLFPQSSNVFDSYGEILETMGNRKEAIINYKKSLLLNPGNTNAADYLKNK; from the coding sequence ATGAAATACCCATTGCTATCCATAAAAAAATTATTAATTGTTGCGTTCCTCCCATTTTCATATTTATTGTCAGCTCAAAAAGCTCCAGATAGTATTGACATTTTTCTTAAGAGTAAGATGGAACAGCTCAAAATACCGGGACTTCAGTTAGCTGTTATCAGAAATGGGAAGCTAGAGAAACTGAGCAACTACGGTTATTCCAATCTGGAACATCAGGTTTCAACAAAAACGAAGACTGTATTCTCAATCAATTCTATAACCAAGGCTTTTGTAGGTGTTGCTATTTTACAATTACAAGAGCAGAGGAAATTAAAAGTAGATGATATTATTTCTCTTTACATCACAGATATTCCCAATGAATGGAAATCCATAACCATCAGACAGATGATGAGTAATGTTTCAGGACTTCCAAATAATATTGATAACAAGGAACAGCTATTAGGAGATGGCTCAGAGGAAAAAAACTGGGAACTGGTGAGAAAATTACCTATGGAATTTCAACCTGGAGAAAAGTTCAGTTATAATCAGACCGGATATTATATTTTAGGAAAAATAATTACAAAATTAAGTGGCAAACATTTCACCCAATTCATTGAAGAAAATCAGTTTAAGCCATCACAAATGACGGTTACACAATTTGGTGATTCTAATGATATTATTCCTAATAGTGCCGGAGCCTATTCTACGATCATTAATACAGATGGAAAATGGATTAATGACGGAAAACAACATAACGCTTTTGCAACTTTTCCCGTGTTTTTCAGAACAGCTACAGGAATTATTTCATCCGCTGAAGACCTTAGTAAATGGCTTATCGCCTTACAAAATGATCAGTTATTAAAAGATAAGAACAGTATTACACAACTTTTCACAACAACAAAATTGAATGATGGACATATTGATGGTTTTAATAAATTAACGAACGGTTATGCACTTGGCTGGCCAACCGTGGTAAGAGAAGATCATCCCGCGGCAGCTCCAGTTGGTGGAATGCGTTCTGCTTTATTTGTTTATCCTAAAGACGACTTATCGATCGTGGTTTTAACAAATCTTCAGGGCTCCAATCCGGAATGGTTTATTGATGAAATTGCCAGTTACTATATTTCTGACATGAAAGTTGAAAATGGTTTTGGCTTGAGTTCCAATATGAAATTATTACGCCAGCAAGCTATAAAAGATGGATTCAGCAATATTGAAAAAGCATATAAAACATTAAAAAAAGATCATAAAAACTTCGCCTTAACAGAAGATGAAGTAAATGCCTGGGGTTACCAATTGTCAGGTTTACATAAAAAGGATGAAGCATTAAATGTATTTAAATTAAACACACTGTTATTTCCTCAAAGCTCAAATGTTTTTGACAGTTATGGCGAGATTTTAGAAACCATGGGAAATAGGAAAGAAGCTATTATTAATTATAAGAAATCCCTTTTGTTAAATCCTGGAAATACAAATGCTGCTGATTATTTAAAAAATAAATAG
- a CDS encoding phosphoenolpyruvate carboxylase: protein MIHDQRAEKFRQIVENKFQIYNSLFMSLPYDKMTNIGMLLPFLYEESKNGYEVGKTPEEIVEEFFKSHTDLQTEEQKLELLFKIIQYIERQVVLFDSIEDAAFPNLHSESDNGTVTNLFERSQQDHKLEKVREKLRDFTVKVVFTAHPTQFYPSSVQRIIQDLRSAITTDSITNIDMLLQQLGKTPFVNKEKPTPIDEALSIISYLRYVYYDTIGELFTKIRKTFGNGHFHLHEDIIQLGFWPGGDRDGNPFVTAEVTRRVAEELRSAILKSYYSHLKFIRRRLSFRGVSEVLQQLNDELYSAIFNNHKITTEDILARADEAERILVNEHNSLFLDLLMNFKDRVKIFGTHFATLDIRQDSRIHQQVIDEVFTKVYGNVEADHNEKFNKLIQITDEVNADDFEGIIKDTLLTVSEVEGIQQLNGLRGMNRYIISNSDAVKDVMNVYAFFKICGYKDEDINMDIVPLFETMEGLNNAENVMRELYQNPVYKKHLEKRGNQQTIMLGFSDGTKDGGYLKANWEIYKAKEVLTQLSEQTGIKVVFFDGRGGPPARGGGKTHDFYASQGNTIANNKIELTIQGQTITSIFGNKEQAKYNFEQLLTAGVENDVFKNSKKDLTEKERKLITELAEISYKKYSDLKAHPMFVPYLQEMSTLEYYGKTNIGSRPSKRGNGNELRFEDLRAIPFVGSWSQLKQNVPGFFGFGFAMEEMKKQGRFEEVRDLYKGSDFFKTLVLNSMMSMNKSYFPLTYYIKNNAKFGAFWNVLFEEYSLSKDIMLELTGFTMLQEEDPLSRKSVKIREKIVLPLLSIQQYALMKIQKGEGNKEAYEKLVTRSLFGNINASRNSA from the coding sequence ATGATACATGACCAACGCGCAGAAAAATTCAGGCAGATTGTAGAAAATAAGTTTCAGATCTACAATTCATTATTTATGAGTCTGCCTTATGATAAAATGACTAATATCGGGATGTTGCTCCCGTTTTTATATGAAGAAAGTAAAAATGGCTACGAAGTCGGAAAGACACCCGAAGAAATTGTAGAAGAGTTTTTTAAAAGCCATACTGATTTACAGACTGAAGAGCAGAAATTAGAATTGCTTTTTAAGATTATACAATATATCGAAAGGCAGGTAGTATTATTTGATAGTATTGAAGATGCTGCTTTTCCTAATTTACATTCTGAAAGTGATAATGGAACGGTAACCAATCTTTTTGAACGTTCACAACAGGATCATAAGCTTGAAAAAGTTCGTGAGAAATTAAGAGATTTTACGGTGAAAGTAGTCTTTACAGCACACCCAACCCAGTTTTATCCGAGTTCTGTACAAAGAATCATTCAGGATCTAAGATCTGCTATTACGACAGATTCTATAACCAATATTGATATGCTGCTTCAGCAGTTGGGGAAAACACCATTCGTTAATAAAGAAAAGCCAACGCCTATTGATGAGGCCTTGAGTATTATTTCTTATTTACGATATGTTTACTATGATACAATTGGAGAATTGTTTACCAAGATCAGAAAAACTTTTGGAAATGGGCATTTTCATTTACACGAAGATATTATTCAGCTTGGTTTTTGGCCTGGAGGAGACAGGGATGGAAATCCTTTCGTAACAGCAGAGGTTACCAGAAGAGTAGCTGAAGAACTTCGGTCAGCGATTTTAAAATCCTACTACAGTCACTTGAAATTTATCAGAAGACGCTTAAGTTTCAGAGGGGTATCGGAAGTTTTACAACAGCTGAATGACGAATTGTATAGTGCTATTTTTAATAATCATAAGATCACTACCGAAGATATTCTCGCAAGGGCAGATGAGGCAGAGCGTATTCTTGTTAATGAGCATAATTCTTTGTTTTTAGATCTTTTAATGAATTTCAAGGATCGTGTTAAAATTTTTGGGACCCATTTTGCTACGTTGGATATTCGTCAGGACAGCAGAATCCATCAGCAGGTTATTGATGAGGTTTTTACAAAAGTCTATGGAAATGTTGAAGCTGATCACAATGAAAAATTCAATAAATTAATTCAAATTACAGATGAGGTCAATGCAGATGATTTTGAAGGTATTATAAAAGATACCTTGCTTACGGTTTCGGAGGTTGAGGGAATCCAGCAGCTAAATGGATTACGGGGAATGAACCGATATATTATTTCCAATTCTGATGCAGTGAAGGACGTGATGAATGTGTATGCATTTTTCAAGATCTGCGGATATAAGGATGAAGATATCAATATGGACATTGTTCCATTGTTTGAAACTATGGAAGGGCTCAATAATGCTGAAAATGTAATGCGGGAACTTTATCAAAATCCTGTCTATAAAAAACATCTTGAAAAAAGAGGAAATCAACAGACGATCATGCTTGGTTTCTCGGATGGTACAAAGGACGGGGGGTATTTAAAAGCAAACTGGGAGATCTATAAAGCTAAAGAAGTTTTGACTCAGCTTTCTGAACAGACAGGAATTAAGGTTGTTTTTTTTGATGGTAGAGGAGGGCCACCTGCAAGAGGAGGCGGAAAAACCCATGATTTTTATGCTTCACAGGGAAATACAATTGCCAATAATAAAATTGAACTAACGATTCAGGGGCAAACCATAACCAGTATTTTTGGAAATAAGGAACAGGCAAAATATAACTTTGAGCAACTTCTTACCGCAGGAGTGGAAAATGATGTATTCAAAAACTCTAAGAAAGATCTGACAGAAAAAGAAAGAAAATTAATCACAGAGCTAGCTGAGATTAGCTATAAAAAATATTCAGACTTAAAAGCCCATCCTATGTTTGTACCCTATCTTCAGGAGATGAGTACATTGGAATATTACGGTAAAACGAATATTGGAAGTCGTCCGTCGAAAAGAGGAAATGGAAATGAACTAAGGTTTGAAGATTTGAGGGCTATTCCTTTTGTGGGTTCATGGTCACAGTTGAAACAGAATGTGCCTGGATTCTTTGGTTTTGGATTTGCGATGGAAGAAATGAAGAAGCAGGGAAGGTTTGAAGAAGTAAGAGATTTATATAAAGGTTCAGACTTCTTTAAAACTTTAGTTTTAAACTCAATGATGAGTATGAACAAGTCTTATTTCCCACTCACATACTACATTAAGAACAATGCGAAATTTGGAGCATTCTGGAATGTGCTGTTTGAAGAGTACAGTCTTTCAAAAGATATTATGCTTGAATTAACAGGATTTACCATGCTTCAGGAAGAAGACCCACTATCCAGAAAGTCGGTGAAGATTCGTGAGAAAATAGTATTACCATTGTTAAGCATCCAGCAATATGCTTTAATGAAAATTCAAAAAGGAGAAGGAAACAAAGAAGCTTATGAAAAGCTGGTAACGAGATCTCTTTTTGGAAATATTAATGCGAGTAGAAATTCAGCGTAA